One window of the Solanum stenotomum isolate F172 chromosome 11, ASM1918654v1, whole genome shotgun sequence genome contains the following:
- the LOC125845737 gene encoding DEAD-box ATP-dependent RNA helicase 28-like, protein MVPISNKGKEKVREETPTRQYSTRGATQKFMNDEIKANKVSTIESRRRKKSGLQEKVVPDEGVVEVSNEQEDCATVSEDIISAVEKRRKETLGKKKEKPKNKKSSGKRATVSKKGKNKVKETSKRKRELSPDTDKLFGKSESEPEEGLGSKSKKVMAEKKWSKEGIFNNLRQQKVLNGRVFDLR, encoded by the coding sequence ATGGTTCCCATCTCCAACAAAGGAAAGGAGAAAGTGAGAGAAGAAACACCAACAAGGCAGTATTCCACTAGGGGTGCTACTCAGAAGTTTATGAATGATGAAATAAAGGCAAACAAAGTTAGTACTATAGAaagtagaagaagaaagaagtcTGGATTACAAGAAAAGGTTGTTCCTGATGAAGGGGTAGTGGAAGTTTCAAATGAACAAGAGGACTGTGCCACTGTATCTGAGGATATTATCTCTGCAGTGGAGAAGAGAAGGAAAGAAACACTGGGCAAGAAGAAGGAAAAacctaaaaacaaaaaatcatcAGGAAAAAGGGCTACTGTGTCaaagaagggaaaaaataaGGTAAAGGAGACATctaagagaaagagagaattgTCACCTGACACTGACAAACTATTTGGAAAATCAGAGTCCGAGCCTGAAGAGGGACTAGGTTCGAAAAGTAAAAAGGTGATGGCTGAGAAGAAATGGTCTAAAGAGGGTATTTTCAATAACCTAAGGCAACAAAAGGTTCTTAACGGGAGGGTTTTTGACCTGAGATAA